A region of Arabidopsis thaliana chromosome 5, partial sequence DNA encodes the following proteins:
- a CDS encoding Carbohydrate-binding X8 domain superfamily protein (Carbohydrate-binding X8 domain superfamily protein; FUNCTIONS IN: molecular_function unknown; INVOLVED IN: biological_process unknown; LOCATED IN: endomembrane system; CONTAINS InterPro DOMAIN/s: X8 (InterPro:IPR012946); BEST Arabidopsis thaliana protein match is: Carbohydrate-binding X8 domain superfamily protein (TAIR:AT5G53600.1); Has 1807 Blast hits to 1807 proteins in 277 species: Archae - 0; Bacteria - 0; Metazoa - 736; Fungi - 347; Plants - 385; Viruses - 0; Other Eukaryotes - 339 (source: NCBI BLink).) — MSLQFLTLIFLLSAAVIYHIPVVTCEPWCSAMPSSTPEQLQANIQLACSRVDCTPIQPGGFCYYPNTLLDHASFVMNSYYKSQGRTYAACSFGNTGYLIYSDPSTGTCEF, encoded by the coding sequence ATGTCTTTACAATTTTTGACGCTCATCTTTCTCCTTTCTGCTGCTGTGATCTATCACATCCCCGTCGTGACTTGCGAACCATGGTGCTCGGCGATGCCTTCTTCCACACCTGAGCAGTTACAAGCCAACATTCAGCTTGCTTGCAGTCGTGTGGATTGTACACCGATCCAACCCGGTGGATTTTGCTATTACCCTAATACTTTACTAGACCATGCTTCGTTTGTCATGAACTCTTACTACAAGAGTCAAGGTCGCACTTATGCTGCTTGTAGCTTCGGCAATACTGGTTACCTTATTTATTCCGACCCAAGTACTGGCACAtgtgaattttaa
- the PLR1 gene encoding NAD(P)-linked oxidoreductase superfamily protein (NAD(P)-linked oxidoreductase superfamily protein; FUNCTIONS IN: oxidoreductase activity, aldo-keto reductase activity; INVOLVED IN: oxidation reduction; LOCATED IN: chloroplast; EXPRESSED IN: 22 plant structures; EXPRESSED DURING: 13 growth stages; CONTAINS InterPro DOMAIN/s: Aldo/keto reductase (InterPro:IPR001395), Aldo/keto reductase subgroup (InterPro:IPR020471), Aldo/keto reductase, conserved site (InterPro:IPR018170); BEST Arabidopsis thaliana protein match is: NAD(P)-linked oxidoreductase superfamily protein (TAIR:AT1G06690.1); Has 29267 Blast hits to 29250 proteins in 2546 species: Archae - 568; Bacteria - 19101; Metazoa - 2030; Fungi - 2126; Plants - 1340; Viruses - 0; Other Eukaryotes - 4102 (source: NCBI BLink).) → MALTLSTTKTFTNINCSNNTSNITTFKPLKLPLFWPWQKVKMGPLSVSPMGFGTWAWGNQLLWGYQTSMDDQLQQAFELALENGINLFDTADSYGTGRLNGQSERLLGKFIKESQGLKGKQNEVVVATKFAAYPWRLTSGQFVNACRASLDRLQIDQLGIGQLHWSTASYAPLQELVLWDGLVQMYEKGLVRAVGVSNYGPQQLVKIHDYLKTRGVPLCSAQVQFSLLSMGKEQLEIKSICDELGIRLISYSPLGLGMLTGKYSSSKLPTGPRSLLFRQILPGLEPLLLALSEIAKKRGKTMPQVAINWCICKGTVPIPGIKSVRHVEDNLGALGWKLTNDEQLQLEYAAKESPKSMIQNIFQTR, encoded by the exons ATGGCTTTAACATTGTCAACCACAAAGACCTTCACTAACATAAACTGCTCAAACAATACTTCCAACATAACCACCTTTAAGCCTCTCAAGCTTCCTCTTTTCTGGCCATGGCAAAAG GTCAAAATGGGTCCTTTAAGTGTTTCTCCTATGGGTTTTGGGACATGGGCTTGGGGTAATCAGCTTCTTTGGGGTTATCAGACTTCCATGGATGATCAGCTTCAACAAGCTTTTGAATTGGCTTTGGAAAATGGAATCAATTTGTTTGATACTGCTGATTCTTATGGCACTGGTAGGCTTAATGGCCAAAGTGAGAGACTTTTGGGGAAATTCATTAAAGAATCTCAAG GACTTAAAGGGAAACAAAATGAAGTAGTGGTAGCTACAAAGTTTGCAGCTTATCCATGGAGGTTAACTTCAGGACAGTTTGTGAATGCCTGCAG AGCTTCTTTAGACCGGCTTCAGATAGACCAGCTCGGGATTGGACAGCTTCACTGGTCAACTGCAAGCTACGCGCCTCTACAAGAGCTTGTTCTTTGGGATGGTCTAGTGCAAATGTACGAAAAG GGTTTAGTTAGAGCCGTTGGAGTTAGTAACTATGGACCTCAACAGCTTGTGAAGATTCATGATTACCTTAAAACTCGAGGGGTTCCTTTATGTTCTGCCCAAGTGCAATTCTCATTGCTAAGCATGGGAAAAGAGCAACTAGAGATCAAGAGTATATGCGACGAGCTCGGGATTCGTTTAATCTCTTATAGTCCTCTTGGGCTAGGAATGCTAACTGGGAAATACTCCTCTTCAAAACTTCCCACTGGTCCACG ATCATTGCTGTTCCGACAAATTCTTCCTGGATTAGAACCTCTTCTTTTAGCACTGAGCGAGATTGCAAAGAAACGAGGAAAGACTATGCCTCAG GTTGCAATAAACTGGTGCATATGCAAAGGGACAGTACCGATACCGGGAATCAAGTCGGTAAGACATGTTGAAGATAATTTGGGTGCTCTGGGATGGAAACTTACAAATGATGAACAGCTTCAGTTAGAATATGCAGCTAAAGAATCACCAAAGTCAATGATTCAGAATATTTTTCAGACAAGATGA
- a CDS encoding Carbohydrate-binding X8 domain superfamily protein (Carbohydrate-binding X8 domain superfamily protein; FUNCTIONS IN: molecular_function unknown; INVOLVED IN: biological_process unknown; LOCATED IN: endomembrane system; CONTAINS InterPro DOMAIN/s: X8 (InterPro:IPR012946); BEST Arabidopsis thaliana protein match is: Carbohydrate-binding X8 domain superfamily protein (TAIR:AT5G53610.1); Has 1807 Blast hits to 1807 proteins in 277 species: Archae - 0; Bacteria - 0; Metazoa - 736; Fungi - 347; Plants - 385; Viruses - 0; Other Eukaryotes - 339 (source: NCBI BLink).) has translation MSLKLLTFLFLLSAAVIYHIPVVTCRRTWCTAMPTSTTEQLQSNINFACNHVDCAPIQPGGFCYYPNTLLDHAAFAMTRYYRSQGHTYAACSFGNTGYIISSDPSVGTCIF, from the coding sequence ATgtctttaaaacttttgacGTTCCTCTTTCTCCTATCTGCTGCTGTGATCTACCACATTCCCGTCGTGACTTGCAGAAGAACATGGTGCACGGCGATGCCTACTTCCACAACTGAGCAGTTACAATCCAACATTAACTTTGCTTGCAATCATGTGGATTGTGCACCGATCCAACCCGGTGGATTTTGCTATTACCCTAATACTTTACTAGACCATGCTGCGTTTGCCATGACCAGATACTACAGGAGTCAAGGTCACACATATGCTGCTTGTAGCTTCGGCAATACTGGTTACATTATATCTTCCGACCCAAGTGTTGGCACATGTATCTTTTAA
- a CDS encoding SAUR-like auxin-responsive protein family (SAUR-like auxin-responsive protein family; CONTAINS InterPro DOMAIN/s: Auxin responsive SAUR protein (InterPro:IPR003676); BEST Arabidopsis thaliana protein match is: SAUR-like auxin-responsive protein family (TAIR:AT4G00880.1); Has 35333 Blast hits to 34131 proteins in 2444 species: Archae - 798; Bacteria - 22429; Metazoa - 974; Fungi - 991; Plants - 531; Viruses - 0; Other Eukaryotes - 9610 (source: NCBI BLink).) produces MGFEENQKQSPKQSPNHIKHMVFKFHFHVPHLHILPHHHHHHHHDVPKGCVAIMVGHEDDEEGLHRFVVPLVFLSHPLFLDLLKEAEKEYGFKHDGPITIPCGVDEFKHVQEVIDEETHRRHSHGGHGHNNHNHHNNHLRCF; encoded by the coding sequence atgggttttgaagaaaaccaaaaacagagtcCAAAACAGAGTCCGAATCATATCAAGCATATGGTGTTCAAGTTCCACTTCCATGTTCCTCATCTCCACATACTCcctcatcatcaccaccaccaccaccatgaTGTTCCTAAAGGCTGTGTAGCGATTATGGTGGGACacgaagacgatgaagaaggtCTACATAGATTTGTTGTTCCGTTGGTGTTCTTGAGCCATCCTTTGTTCTTGGATCTCTTGAAAGAAGCTGAAAAAGAGTATGGATTCAAGCATGATGGTCCGATTACGATTCCTTGCGGTGTTGATGAGTTTAAGCATGTTCAAGAAGTTATCGACGAGGAGACTCATCGCCGTCATAGTCACGGTGGTCACGGCCACAACAACCATAACCATCACAACAACCATTTGCGATGTTTCTAA
- a CDS encoding FBD-like domain family protein (FBD-like domain family protein; FUNCTIONS IN: molecular_function unknown; INVOLVED IN: biological_process unknown; LOCATED IN: endomembrane system; CONTAINS InterPro DOMAIN/s: FBD (InterPro:IPR013596), FBD-like (InterPro:IPR006566); BEST Arabidopsis thaliana protein match is: F-box family protein (TAIR:AT3G23955.1); Has 30201 Blast hits to 17322 proteins in 780 species: Archae - 12; Bacteria - 1396; Metazoa - 17338; Fungi - 3422; Plants - 5037; Viruses - 0; Other Eukaryotes - 2996 (source: NCBI BLink).) — protein MQLLPYHLIVCSPLLFPQLLDSYNYYYQELHLEDMNQLKCLQSSVEFVDFKRFNGHVAQMKLLRYFLENCAALKKLTLHLDYNSTEDETIKKLLKIPRAASTKCEVVIVKM, from the coding sequence ATGCAGCTTCTGCCATATCATTTGATTGTATGTTCTCCTCTCCTTTTTCCTCAGCTATTGGATAGTTATAATTATTACTACCAGGAGCTACATCTCGAGGATATGAATCAACTCAAGTGTTTGCAATCCTCTGTCGAGTTTGTGGATTTCAAACGATTCAATGGACATGTTGCACAAATGAAGCTATTAAGGTACTTCTTAGAGAATTGTGCTGCCCTCAAGAAACTCACTCTACATTTGGATTATAATTCAACAGAAGATGAAACCATTAAGAAACTCTTGAAAATCCCAAGAGCCGCCTCTACGAAATGTGAGGTTGTCATTGTCAAAATGTAG